The genomic region ttatcaatAAGTTTTTCTCTAGCTATTATTTGCATATAAATGACCCAATCGTTAATTTTATGTTGATGATTTAACCATAATGTTTAATAGTATGATTAACTTGGAATAACTTCACAATTTTTGTAAAATCTGAAACCAATTaatgaaaaactaaaataaatgagctaaaataatatatatatatatttttaattagatCAAAACTTTTAGAGAGTTCATTTGCATTGGATTTTGATGGTCGAAtatctaattttatcattttaaaaataaaattttaaaatcatatgtaataaatttaaataaaaatattattttgtaataaaaacttatttgagattaatcgtaaattattatttttagtatttatataattaaaaagtaTTATTAAGAtgagtaataaaaatttaatctCTTTTAAAAATATCTTGAATTCGAGGTAAGAACATGATAAAAGTATAATGGAGACTATTGTATTaagagttagattgcattttgtcttctttattttgaaaatgtgCAAATCAGTCACTGAATGTTAGATCAAATAGCAAACTAGTCATTCTATTAAAAATACAatctatttttactgttaaaaattaaTCTACGTACATCAACATAAAGTGCACGTAACACTTCACGCATAACTATCTAATTATTTCGATAACTACACTAGTTTTTTTACAGTAGATATTTTTAACAGAAATGACTAATTTAGTTTTTAATCCAACCTACAGTAACACATTTTTAAGTAAATGGGTAAAATATAATCTAGCTATTAATATAGGGACTTCTATAATAATTTTCCGCAACAACGCACAAATCCGTGGGCTCATGCCAAGCCAAGTAGTAAAACATTTGAATGCCAGTTGGATTTGTAAGCAGAGCCGAACTTAAATATTGTTTATACACTAATATCTAAGGCTGGATGGTATCTTAGAGGTCCCTGTATCATAAGGATTTgatcaaatttatcattatactatTAAATgaagcaatttaatccctatactattgaaaataattaaagattTAACATTTATTAGTTAACAATGTGTATTTTTTAGGTTTTATGGTTCGTAaatgaaatattttgtttgaaattgaaatgcaaatgaaaaaataatttcaagacATTTTTCACAATAAATGTTAACTCTATTACAATTTGaacatatttgattattttaatagtttaaagaataaattgaccCATTTTAAAATAGATAGACTGATTTGATTCAATTATTGTGATACAAGGACTCCTCAAGTACTTTAACCAATATCTAAGTCATGAGAAATTGGTTTTTATATATTAGATCATTCTTTTAAAAATCAATGCCAAATTTAGAGTTAAGTTTGCTCGGATCTTTGAAGTGAAGGCAAAGCTCTTTCAATGATTTTTTTTCATCCACAATACTTGAACTTAAAACCTAAATTCAAAAGCATCAAATTTTTTTACCACTAAATCTAATAATGGTAATGTTatattaaatttcttttattattttttatagaaCCGATGTATCCAATTCGAGGCGTGGACCGACTTTAGTATCTCTTGGGCTTTTGGTCCATTTGCCTATTTTACAAATTACAGGGCtcgattcaaaaaaaaaaatgacatTTCAAAACttcttaataaaaataatatttttaattatttttacaaggTCAGAATATGTTTCAAAGTTATTGTAATACTcttgaatttaaatatttttatttttatatttaaaaatataatataattttctaTTTCTTAAATTTAAGTTCACTATAAGAGtaaattttaattcaaaatatttcATGTGAGTGAATTTAACATACAAATTTTATTGATGTTAGCAATTGAATCTGAAGTTTTAAATTCATAAGGGTCAATATATTATATAGAGCTTAAACTTGACTATTTCTTTTATATTGGGGCTTGAACTTTATTTTagtacaaattagtccttaaatttaataattattttcacatTCGGGTTTTAATTCTTGAACTTGATAGTTGTTCTCACATTGAGCCCTGAACCTTTTTACGGTCTAAGTTAGTCACCGATATTTCCTTAAAGAAAgtgtgacaaaaaaaaaatccaagcCCCAATGTATGAACAATTGTTAAATTTAGGGACCAATTTTGACAAAAAATTCAAACCCTATTGTGAAAACAATTGTCTAATTCAAGCCCCAATGTGAgaaaaaattccaaatttagtGAATAACTtggcaaataaaaaaaaatcagacCCTAACATGAGAATAATTACAAAATTCAAACTTAGCATTAACCCAATTCAAAAAATAGAAATAACAATAAAAAGAGGGGGTAAACTACACCCAATatcattaaattataaataagattacgttttagtcactcatctttaaaaagttacaaaatagtcattgaactatttaaaagttttcaattAAGTCACTGGGCTGATAAAATTGTTGTTGCATGGTATTCTATATTTATACCGCCTGCACTAATCAAAAGCTCTTATTCTCTTTCTCTTTTAcggtttaattttcttttttcatgaaacaactttgaagGTCATGGATCTGTGAACCAAAATCCAAATAGCTTTTTTCTTTGGTCACTGGCACTGATTGCCAGATcaacttggatctaaggtatgttcttctatTCATCAATGTGTACTGATCTACTGTACTAATTATCGAATTGTCACTTAGAGCTCATTAAccaaccttttaaaaaaaaaaccttaatagcctagtgacttaaataaaaactcttgaatagtttagtgacttaaatgaaaactttcgaatagtttaatgaccattttgtaactttttgaagttaagtaaccaaaacttaaacttactaatagtttagtgactttcAATGTAGTTTACCCGTAAAATTACCGGGAGAAAAGTTTACCATCTTTTGTAGCAGGCATAACCTTCAACCCTTCAACAATGAAGACGAACTAGCCAAAAATGGGGAAAATGGAACTAAAAACAGAGACCCAATGATGCTTATACATCAATCCATCTATGAATAATGTATACAAGCTCCACGTTCGCCTCATCAAAACTGGCCTCCAAAACGACCCCGTTTCCCTTCGTCGCCTCCTACTATCTTTCGCCGCCGCCGCCCCCGCATCCTTACCTCATGCCCGCTCTGTTTTCGCTTGCGTTCCTTTCCCCGATACCTTCGCTTATAACACCCTCATCAGAGCCCATGCTCACTCCTCTCCTTCGCACTCCGTTTCACTCTTCTCCGCCATGCGCCGTGATGGCGTATCTCCGGACAACTTCACTTTCCCTTTCGTACTCAAAGCGTGCGCCCGTCTCCACATAGGTCACGATGCTCACGCACTTATAATCAAACTGGGTTTGGGTTCAGATATTTATGTACAAAATGGGTTGATTAGTTTATACGGTTCGTTTGGGTCAGTGGCTGGTGCAATCGACGTGTTCGATGAAATGCCGGAAAGAGACTTGGTTTCTTGGTCCAGTATGATATCTTGTTTTGCAAACAATAATTTTGGATACGAAGCTTTGGGTTTGTTTCAAGATATGCAATTGGTGGGAAATCTGAAGCCGGATGAAGTTACCATGCTTAGTGTAATATCTGCAGTTTCAAGCTTAGGGGCTTTAGAATTAGGTAAATGGGTTGATGCTTACATTTCAAGAACTGGGTTGAAGCGCACTTTGTCATTAGGGACTGCGTTGATTGATATGTATTCTCGGTGCGGCTCTGTTGATGattccataaaaattttcaatgccATACCGGTGAAAAATGTATTGACTTGGACGGTACTAATCAATGGACTGGCTGTTCATGGCCGTAGCGAAGAAGCCTTGAAAGTGTTCCATGAGATGAAAAACATTGGTTTGAAGCCCGATCATATTACCTTTAACGGTGTTTTAGTGGCTTGTAGTCATGGTGGACTTGTGGACGACGGGTGGAGAGTTTTCGAGAGTATAAAAACAGATTACGGGATGGAACCTACGGTGGAACATTATGGTTGTATTGTTGATTTACTTGGCCGTGCAGGGTTGCTTAATAAAGCTTTTGAGTTTGTTGATACAATGCCTATTAAGCCAAATGCAGTCATATGGAGGACTTTGCTTGGAGCTTGTGTTAAACACAATGACCTCAAGTTGTCCGAGAAGGCAAAGGTGAAGATTCATGAGCTCGACCCTAATCACGATGGTGATTATGTGCTTTTATCGAACGTGTACGGTCAAGTTGGTAGATGGGACGAGAAAGCAAACGTGAGAAACTCAATGAGGGAAATGAAAGTCGGGAAGAAACCCGGGTATAGTTTCCTTAACGAAGGGGATATGGTTCACGAGTTTGTTTCTGGAGACGATTTCCATCCTAAATCCAATGAAATCAAACGATTCTTGATTTCGATAATCGATGACCTTAGACTCGATGGCTACACTCCCTTTACTTGCAATGCATTACACGATGTTGAAGACGAGGAGAAAGAGCACAGCCTTAGTTTTCACAGCGAAAAACTGGCCGTTGCTTTCGCTCTTCTTAGGTTCAAGGATAGGAGGACCATTAGGGTTATAAAGAATCTTCGGATTTGTTATGATTGCCATTGTTtcatgaaacatgtttccaaTAAGTTCGACCGGGAAATTGTTGTCCGAGACCGGAACCGATTCCATCATTTTAGCAAGGGATCTTGTTCTTGCAAGGATTACTGGTAATGAACATTCCTTTCTGACCCTCTCTTCCATTTTTTTGCATGCTTACATTGGGTattggattatatatatatattggtatttTCCATGTTTGTTTATGGTTCACGTTTTTGCGAGGGCTCGGACAAAAGTATGATCCTTGATTTTGTGCAGCTATACTCGTTAAACTTTGGTTTTGGTTTAAATgtataaattgtatttttatataatGACGAAGTCAGATAATTTTGTTGGAAGTACTATAttttttacaatagtaaaaatacaatttcactattttaatagcatacatctttataattttaaagagttaaatcaaatttttatcatttttgtgaggttaaaatgtaattttattattattaatttaaaattttataaactatAAAGGGCAAATAAAGAATTTCTTATTTTAGGGGACGAGGTAAGACCCTACCAACTTCTTGGCTCCATACTGTTTTTATATTGGATAAGTATAAGTATTTGTGTCtgtaatatgtaaaaataaaattgtgTTTTATCGATAATGATATTacttatttatgaaaattaaatcaaatcaaaatattatgtATATAAAATCACATAAAACTAAAAATAGTGTGTAACATTGAAATTTAGTAAAATGacatgttatatttttaaaaataaaataaaaaatagaataattgTCATCccgttaattttatttataaaattttaaactccactGAATCGAAAAATTCCACATTTTATATCAATATAATTTCAACTTTAAATGGGCAAAAACTATTTTCaactttgctttttttttttaataaatggagtaaatgaatataatttaaatttttaacataaaaatccAATTTATTATAAAGAGTTATTAGTCCAAAAGGCACTTGATTCCACATAactttaaaactatttttaatgaataaagtatttttaatatatatatatatatatatatggactttaaacattaaaatttctcttttccagaaaaaaaatacaaaggttt from Gossypium arboreum isolate Shixiya-1 chromosome 1, ASM2569848v2, whole genome shotgun sequence harbors:
- the LOC108482254 gene encoding pentatricopeptide repeat-containing protein At4g21065-like, encoding MNNVYKLHVRLIKTGLQNDPVSLRRLLLSFAAAAPASLPHARSVFACVPFPDTFAYNTLIRAHAHSSPSHSVSLFSAMRRDGVSPDNFTFPFVLKACARLHIGHDAHALIIKLGLGSDIYVQNGLISLYGSFGSVAGAIDVFDEMPERDLVSWSSMISCFANNNFGYEALGLFQDMQLVGNLKPDEVTMLSVISAVSSLGALELGKWVDAYISRTGLKRTLSLGTALIDMYSRCGSVDDSIKIFNAIPVKNVLTWTVLINGLAVHGRSEEALKVFHEMKNIGLKPDHITFNGVLVACSHGGLVDDGWRVFESIKTDYGMEPTVEHYGCIVDLLGRAGLLNKAFEFVDTMPIKPNAVIWRTLLGACVKHNDLKLSEKAKVKIHELDPNHDGDYVLLSNVYGQVGRWDEKANVRNSMREMKVGKKPGYSFLNEGDMVHEFVSGDDFHPKSNEIKRFLISIIDDLRLDGYTPFTCNALHDVEDEEKEHSLSFHSEKLAVAFALLRFKDRRTIRVIKNLRICYDCHCFMKHVSNKFDREIVVRDRNRFHHFSKGSCSCKDYW